The Syntrophaceae bacterium genomic interval AATCGGGCCTGCCTGCATCGCCGGATGCGGATTCGCCCCGGGACCCGATTCCCACGCCCGCACTGAAGGCTGTTACAGCCAGCGTTTCCGCCGCCTGTAGGATTTCACGTCCCGATAGGAGCGCACCATCCCCTCGGCCCCCATGCCCAGGTAGAATTCCTTCACGTCCGGATTCTCCACCAGTTCTCCCGCCGGACCCTCCATGACGATCTTTCCGTTTTCCATGACGTAGCCGTAATGGGCGATGGACAGGGCCATCCGGGCGTTCTGCTCCACCAGCAGGATCGTGGTGCCCTGCTCCTCATTGATGCGGCGGATGATGGTGAAAATCTCCTTTACGACCAGGGGGGCGAGGCCCAGAGAGGGCTCGTCCAGGAGGAGTAGCGACGGGTGGGCCATCAGGGCCCGGCCGATGACGATCATCTGCAGCTCACCGCCGCTGCAGTAGCCGGCCAGGTTCTTCCGCCGCTTCAGCAGGGCCGGGAAGTAGGCGTAGACCATGTCCAGGTCCTTCCTGTACGGACCGGGCGGCCGGGTGGCCGTACCCACCCGGAGGTTCTCTTCCACCGTCAGATACTTGAACGGTTGCCGTCCCTCCAGGACCTGGATGATTCCCTTGCGAGTGATTGTCTCCGGCGATTCGTTCTGGACGGGTTGTCCGCCGTAGAGAATCGTACCATCGGTGACCCTGCCGTTTTCCGGCTTGAGGAGGCCCGAGACGGCCTTGAGGGTGGAGGTCTTGCCGGCCCCGTTGCTTCCCAGGAGGGAGACGATCCGCCCCTTCTCCACCGCCAGGGAGACACCCTTGAGGACCTGGATCACGTCCGAATAGACCACCGAGATATTGTTGAGTTGCAGAAGAACCTCATTGTCCATGGTCTTTACTCCTCAGTACGAGAACGGCCAGAGACGGAAGCTCGACCGGACGATCCTCCAGACCTCCGCCAGTCCCCGGGGCTCCAGGAGGATGAAGAGGACGATAGCCAGGCCGAAGGTGAACTCCCGCAGGGGGGCGATGTTCAGGCCGTATTCCGACAGGAGGCCCATGTTCATGACCACCTCCGTGACGAACCGGAGGATCTCGTTCAATCCCGTGATGAAGACCGCCCCGAAGACGGCACCGGCCATGTTGCCCATACCGCCGATGATCACCATGGCGATGTATTCCACCGAGAGACCCATGTTGAAGGGTTCCGCCGTGATGCTGACCAGGTAGTAGGCCCACAGGGCCCCGGCCACGCCTGCGTAGAAGGAACTGATCCCGAAGGCCAGGAGCTTGTAGGGGAACACGGGGATGCCCATCCCTTCGGCGGCCCGGTCATTGTCGCGGATCGCCACGAGCGCCCGGCCGTAACGGGTCCGCATCAGGTTCACGGCCATCCAGATCATCCCGGCCAGGACCAGGTAGATGGCGTAGAAGAACGACCGGTCACTGCCGATGGACCATCCCAGGATCTCCGCCCGGGGGACGGTGATGCCCATGGTTCCCTGGGTGACGGATTCCCAGTGGACGAGGACGTATTCGATGATGAACTGGCCCGCCAGCGTGGCGATGGTCAGGTACAGACCCTTCAACCGTCCCGAGGGGATCCCGAAGACCATGCCGACCGCCGCCGCGACCAGGCCCGCCGCCGGGACCGCCGCCAGGAAGGGGACGTTCCACCGCGTGGCGAGGACGGCCGCCGCGTAGGCTCCTACGCCGACAAAGGCTCCGTGTCCCAGGGAGATCTGTCCCGTGTAGCCGACGAGAATATTCAGGCCCACGGCCGCGACGGCGGCGATGCCCGTCATGTTGAGAATGTGGATGAAGTAGGGCGAGGACGCGAAAGGGACGGCCCCGAAGAGCAGAACCAGCCCGAGAACGGCCCAGAGGCGACCGAAGTCGGTCTCGAACACCGTCAGTTCCTGGTCGTACCGTTCCCGGTAGTTCCCGCAGGGATGGAAGGTCCATTTTCTCGTTTCCATGTCAGACCCTCTCGATTTCTTTCAGCCCGAAGAGCCCGTAGGGCTTCACCATCAGGATGACCACCAGGGCGATGTAGGGCACCACGTCCTTGAGGGAAGGGGAGAGGTAGCCCCCGGTGAAGGTCTCCAGGAGGCCGATGATGATGCCCCCCAGGATGGCCCCGCCGATGGAGTCCAGCCCGCCCAGGATGACCACCGGGAAGACCTTGAGTCCGATGGCCGACAGGTCGTGGACGTTGATGCCGTTGATCACGCCCAGGACGATGCCGCTCATTCCCGCCACCAGCGCGGCGATGGCCCAGGAGAGGGCGAAGACCCGCTTCACGTGGACGCCCAGGGAGAGGGCCGCCCGCTGGTTGTCCGCCACGGACCGCATGTAGATTCCCTGGGAGGAGAACTTGAAGAAGAGACCGAAGAGGATCAGGAAGACCGTTCCCACGGCCAGCACGGCCGTGTACACCGGCGGCACCGAGATGTTGCCCAGGGTGATCCCTATCCACTCGGGGAGAAAGTCGGGATAGGTGTGCAGGTTCCCGCCCCAGATGAACAGCAGCAGCCCCTTGAACATGGAGGCCAGCCCCACCGTGAGCATGATGACGAAGATGAGCGGCTCCCCGATGAGGGGCCGCAGGAACAGCCGCTCGATGACGAAGCCGAGGAAAAAACAGCCTGCGAGCGTCAGCAGGAAGGCCAGGGCAATGGGAAGCTCGGCCCATGTCACCAGGGCCAGGAACAGAAACGCCCCCATGGCCAGGAGTTCCCCGTGAGCGAAGTTGAGCACGCTCGAGGACTTGAAGATCATGACGAAGCCCAGGGCCGACAGGCCGTAGAGAAAGCCGATGCTCAGGCCGCTGACGAGAAGATGAAGGAAGAAATCCATGACACACCCTTTCTGGTTCAATCCACCGGGATGACCCGGACCCGCGTCTCGATCCATCCTTCCCGGCCGTCGCGATAGCGGACGGGGGTCTTCACGTCCACTTCCTGCTCGTTCCGGTACATGGCCTCGATGAGGCGGAGATACAGTCCGTAGACGAAGCGGCGCCGCACCTTGCCCGTGCGCGTCAGCTCGTCGTCGTCGGCGTCGAGAAGCTTGTAGAGGAGGATGAACTTGCGGATCCGCATGAACGCCGGCAGCCGCTCGTTGACCTCCTTCAACTCGGAAAGGATCAGCCCTTCCACTTCCGGCCGCTGGGAGAGGTCGAGGTAGGTCGTGTAGGGTATCATCCGCTCTTCCGCCCAGTTGCCCACATTGCCGAAGTCGATGTTGACGAAGGCCGTGAGGAAGGGCCTGCCCTCGCCGAAGATCACCGCCTCCTTGATGTAGGGACTGAATTTCAGGCGGGTTTCAATGAAGTCGGGGGAGAAGGCCTCGCCGGTCTTGTTGCGGATGATCTCCTCCTTGCGGCCGATGATGACCAAGTGCCCGTCCTCGTCCAGGTAGCCCGCGTCGCCCGTCTTGAGCCAGCCGTCCTGGAAGGCCCCTTCCGTAGCGGCGAAGTCGTTGTAATAACCGGCGAAGTTGGCGTCAGCCCGGACCAGGACCTCCGAGTCCTCGGCGATTTTTACGTCCGTCCCCGGCAGGGGCCGGCCCACGGTCTCGGGCTTCACCTCGTCGTCCGGCTGGACCTGGAAGATCCCGCCCGACTCGGTCAGGCCGTAGCACTGCTTCAGGTTCAGTCCGACGGCGCGGAAGAAGCGGATCACGTCGGGGCTGATGGGATGCCCCCCCGTGAGGACGCACCGGAAACCGGAGCAGCCGATGCGATCCAGGAGCGGATCATAAACGATCCGCTTCGCCAGGCTCTGCACCAGCCGGTCGGACCAGGGGCGGGAGCCGTTGCCCGGGCCCCGCTCGGCGGACCGGCGGCCCGCCGCCTCGGCCCACCGGAAAAGAAGACGGTTGATCCAGCCGGCATCGGACATGCGGACCCGGATCCGGGAGGCGAGATCCTCCCAGAAGCGGGACGAGGTGATCAGGACGGAGGGGCCGATCTCCCGGAAGTCTTCCGTCACCGTCTCCGGGGTCTCCGGAAAGTTCATCGTCATTCCGCTCACCAGGGCCACGCCGACGCCCCACATCTGGTCGACGATCCAGGCCGGGGGAGAGATGGAGATCCAGTTTTCCCCGGGCCGGAGCGAGAGATGGTCCGTCCAGCTCCGTCCCATGGCGGTGAGGCCCCGGTGGCTCAGCATGGCCAGCTTGGAGACTCCCGTGGTTCCCGAGGTCTGGATCATGAGGGCCGTGTCCCGGGGATTCCCCCGGGCGATCTCCCGGCCGAAGCGCTCCGGGTCGCTCCGGTCCGCTTCTTCGCCCAGGTCAAGGAGCTCCCGGTAGCTCATCAGCCAGGGATCCTCCCGATAGAACCGCATCCCCGTGGGATCGACATAAATAACCTTCCGGATATGGGAGAGATCGTCGCGGTGCTCCAGCAGTTTGTCCGCCTGCTCCTGGTCCTGGACGATGACGTAGGCGGCACCGATCCGGTTCAGGGAAAACAGGAGTTCGCCGGCGACGGAGGAGGTGAAGAGGTTCAGGGTGACGGCCCCCAGGGCCTGGGATCCCAGCTCTCCGAAGAGCCATTCGGGACAGTTGTTGACGATGAGGGCGACCGGCTCGCCGCGCCGGAGCCCCAGGGATTGCAGGCCCAGGGCCGTCTTCCGGACACACGACAGGTAGTCGTTCCAGGAGTGGGTCTGCCAGATGCCGTAGGCCTTCTCACGGATGGCCGTCCGGCCGCCCAGCAGGGCCGACTGTCGCGCCAGCACCTGCGGGAGGGTCAGGCGCGAAATGTCTTTCATCCTGTCCCCCGGGGCGGATCCCGGGGAAGCCCCCACCGCGGATAACGGTGGAGATACCGGCGTTTCGGGACGCGCCCCGGAGAGCAGCCGGCTGAACCAGCGTCCGGAGGCGCGGGCCAGTAAAGCGGAGTCAGCCGCCATGTTCGTCCCCCAGGTAGGCCCGGATCACCTCCGGGTGGTTCCGGATCTCCTCCGGCGTGCCCTCGGCGAGTTGCTCGCCGAAATTGAGAACCACAACGCGATCCGAGATGCTCATCACAATGGACATGTCGTGTTCCACGAGGATCATGGTCTGACCCCACCCTTTGTTCAGTTCCAGGAGGAAGCGAACCATGTCTTCCTTCTCCTCCAGATTCATCCCGGCGAAGGGCTCGTCCAGAACGAGGAGCTTCGGTTCCAGGGCCAGCGCCCGTCCCAGCTCCACCCGCTTCATCAGGCCGTAGGGAAGGGACCCCACGGTCTTCTTGCGGATCGCCTGGATCTCGAGAAAATCGATCAGCTCCTCCAGGAGCCGGCGGTGGCGGATTTCCTCCCGGCGGACGGCGGGGCTGAAGAGGCAGGCGTCCGCCAGGCCGTACCCGCAGTGAATGTGCCGGGCCAGGAGCAGGTTCTGCAGCACCGTCATTCCCGGAAACAGCTCGATGTTCTGAAAGGTCCGGCCGATGCCGATCCGCACGAGGTGATGGGCGTGCATCCGCGTAATGTCCCGGCCGTTGAAGCGGATGCTCCCCTTCTGGGGCTGGTAAAACCCGGTGATGCAGTTCAGGAGGCTTGTCTTGCCCGCTCCGTTGGGGCCGATCACGGCCAGGAGTTCGCCCGTTCTGGTCGTGAGGCTCACGTCCTGCAGGGCCTGGACCCCTCCGAAGGCCAGCGACAGGCCTTCCACGTCCAGGTCCGCCCGGCGGTCCGTCTCCGTGGTGGATTGGAAAAGGGCCGGCTCTCCCCGGAATGCCTTCATGGTTTTTGCTCCTTGTCTTTCCGGTGCCGCCGCGCGATAACCGGCAAGGCGGGACCCCGAGTGTCCGTGCCGGCACGGAATCATCCCGTGCCGGCACGGCGGTCATTTATTTCAGAAGCCGGATCTTTTCCTTCCCCGGCGTGTAGAAATTGGTCAGCGGAACGTAGGTGCCGTCTTCACGGACCTGGACAATGCGGGCCCGGAACGAGGCGCCGTGGTCCTTCTTCGTGTAGGTCACCGGCGGGAGCAGTCCCCCGAAGTCCTCGTTCTTGAAGGATTCCATGGCGCGATTGATTGTGTTGCGGTTGACCTGCTTGAACTTCTCCTGGGCGCGAACAAAGGCCCGCTCCATGATCATGCCGATGGCGACGCCTTCCCAGTAGGCCGCGTCGAAGCGATCGACGGTCCGATAGCGTTTCCAAAGTTCTTTCATGACGTTGATTCCCGGCGAGTTGTCGGACGGGAGCCCGCCCGGGAACTGCATGGCGAGGCGGTCCCTGATGAGGCCCTTGCTCTGCCGGAAGAAATCGGGGTCCGTCGAGGTCCAGGTGCCGAAAAAGCGGGGGGAGTAGCGGAGCCGGTCGGCACTCCGGAGGGTCGTAATGATGGCCGAGGGCAGCATCTGCATGAAGACGTATTGGGCGCCGCTCTTCTGGAGCCGGAGCAGCTCCGTGGTCAGGTCCACGGTCTTGGGCGGGAACTCTTCAATGGCGACGATCTTTACCCCCAGCCGGGCTGCGTATTCCCGTGTCGGCTGGTGGATGGAGCGGCCATAGGCGTTGTTGTAGGTCAGGAGCCCGACTTTCGGTGCGTCCTTTCCGGTGTGGATTGCCTTGATGTACTCGAGGACGGCCTGGCAGTCCATGCGGTAGCTGCCGAAGGGGAGGTACATGTAGTCCACCGGCTTCTCCAGGATCTCCCAGCTGGTGGAAAAGTTGATGGTGGGTATCTTGTACTGCTGAACGATGGGTTTGGCCGCCAGCCCCTCACCGGCACCCCAGGTGGCGATCATGTCCACCTGGTCCTGAATGGCGAACTTCTTGACCGCCGCCACCGCCTCGGGAACCTTGTAAGCCGTGTCAGCCAGGAGGATCTCGATCCTGTTGCCGGCGACGCCTCCCTTGACGTCGTTGACGTAGGCCAGGTAGTCCTGCAGGCCCTTGGCGTGGAACTGGCCCCAGGTGGAGGCGGGCCCCGTCATGTTGATGGCGGCGCCGACCTTGATCGTCTTCGCCTCGACCGGGCCGGCGGCAAGAACCAGAACTGCCAGAACGGCCCACAGGGTGGAACAAAGCATCCGTCTCATGATTTCCTCCTTCGGAAAATAAAAAAGGCCGGGGATGATGTCCGCGGCCTGGCCAAAAACAAAAAGCCGCGGGCGGTATGAGATCCGCCCGCGGCCCTTTTATTTCATTCTGTGTCGGACCCTACAGGCAGACCTCCCGGGTAAAGCTAAAAAAGCCGAAAAAGAAAGTTGCCTGGATGGTTCCGGTGGACATTGATTTCTCCCGATGAAAAAAGTTGGGAACTTTTACTTCGGAAGACCGGCGAATGTCAAGAGGAATTTGCCCTGGAATGATTTTCCCGTTTTTGTGACTCGTGCATTGCCTAAATAATATGGATCCGTTACCATGGAACCCGCCTGCGAAAGATCCGGCCGGCGGAGAACTCCGAATGCTTGCTGATTGCGGCAAGCGTACAGCCCGCCACATAAACGAAGACTCCAAGGGGAAGGTTGATGAAATGAACGGAATCCTTTTCATGATCAACGGGATGTATGCCGGCCCCTGGATGTGGGAGAATTATAGGGGATGGTTCGAGGCCCGGGGCTGGCAATGTGTCACCCCCGTCCTGCGCCATCACGACACGCGGCCCGGCGATCCTCCGGACCCGCGGCTGGGGATGTTGAGCCTGCTTGATTTCGTGCAGGATCTGGAAGAGGAGATCCGTCGGCTGGACCGGAAGCCCGTCATCATGGGCCATTCCATGGGAGGCCTTCTCGCCCAGATCCTGGGAAGCCGCGGACTCGCCGCCGCGCTGGTCCTGGTTGCCCCCGCCGCTCCCGCGGGCATCCCGGTCACGAGCCCTTCCGTAACCAGAAGTTTCCTGGAGCAGTTCCTTCAGTGGGGATTCTGGCGAAAGCCGGTTCTGATGTCCTATGCGGATTCCCGGTACGGCGCCCTGAACCTGCTGCCGGAAGCGGAGGCGCGGCGCGTCTACGGCCGTTACGTTCATGAATCTGGGCGGGCTCTCTTCGAGATGGGCCTATGGCCTCTCGACGGGAACCGGGCGTCCCGTGTCGATGCGGCGAGGATCGATGTCCCCGTGCTGGTCCTGGTCGGGGATCGGGACCGGATGACGCCACCGGCCGTGGCACGGAAGATCGCCGCGAAGTACCGCTCCGTCTCGATGCTGAAGGTGCTCCCGGGCCATGGTCACACGCTGCCGGCCGAACCGGGCTGGGAGGAGATCGCCGCCTTCATTCAGGATTGGCTGATGCAGGCCGTTCCGGGGCCGTTATGAGGTCCGTTCCGCCGGCGCGGCCAGGGACAGCGTTTGGTCGATGCAGGCGGGCAGTTCGTCGGGGTGATGGGTTACGAACAGGATCGTGGTTTCCCCGGTCTCGGCGATCCGGTTCACCATCTCCAGGATCCGGCTCCGGTTTCCCGTGTCCAGGCCCTGGCATGGTTCGTCCAGGACCAGGAGTTCGGGAGATTTGACCATGGCCCGCGCCAGGAGTACCATGCGCCGCTCTCCGAAGGAGAGGGAATCGAAAGGCCGTCCGGCCAGCGCCGCGATGTCCAGGCGGGCCGCCCAATCGTCCGCCGCCCGGACCTGGCTCGCCGTCACATGGCGGTAAAGGCCTACGGAGTCGAAGAATCCCGAGAGGATGACGTCCCGGGCCGCCAGAGGCAGCCGATACCGGATCTGGAACTCCGATGACACGAACCCGATGCGCGCCTTGATTTCCCAGATGCTTTCCCCCGATCCCCGGCGCCGGCCGAAGATCCGGATGTCATTGGAATAGGCCTGGGGATGGTCCGCCGTGATCAGGTTCAGAAGGGTGGTCTTTCCCGATCCGTTCGGTCCGACGATTGCCCAGCGCTCGCCTCGGCGGACGGTCCAGGAGAATCCGTCCAGGATCGTTGCATCGCCGTAACGGACGACGACGTCTCTCATGGCGATCAGAATGTCTCCACTTGCAGGGGTGGTCCTTTCGGCCTGCAAGGCTGACGGGCGATCCGCCACCGGCGGATCGAAGAGGACCCGGATTCGATCGGGAGTGAGCATCTCGTCCCGTGGACCCTGGAAAAGGACGCGCCCTTCCCGAACGCCCAGAACATGTGTGATCTCTGCGGGGATTTCATCCCTGCGGTGGGTTATGACGACGACTTGTGTGCCTGCGTTCATGACTGTGCGGACGATTTCCCGGAAGGCGCTACGCGAAGCCCTGTCCAGGCCGGCGAAAGGCTCGTCCAGGATAAGGATTTCCGGGTTCACAAGAAGGGCGCGGGCGATCAGGACTTTGCGGAATTCGCCCGTGGAAAGGAAACGGATCGGACGTTTCCCAAGGTCTGCAATGCCCAGGCGTCCGAGAAGACGGTCAACCTTCGCGGGGTCGTCCATCCCGCCGCCCGCATTGCCGCCGACCGTATCCCGCACCCGTTCCAGGTCGTTCCACGAACCCGCGAAGGCACGAGCCGCATCCTTCGTTTCCTCCCGGGCCAGGATGCACTCCTGAAGCTCGAGGGAGACATGGCCGGGATGGCTGCCCCCCGAACGGTTTCCGTTGTGGATCACCCGTCCTCGGACATGGAGCTCCTCGCCGGCCAGGACCCGTGCCAGTGTGGATTTCCCCGCTCCGTTCGGGCCGAGGATAGCCCAGTGCTCGCCGCGGCGAATCTCCCAGGTTGTGTCGTGAAGGAGGAACGTTGTGCCGAGACGGACGGTGATGCCCTCCAGTTTCAGCAGGATGTTCGGATCCATTGTGATCTTGCCTTTGCCCGCCGCCGTTCCGGGAACGGAGCGGGTCCTGTCGCGAGTCTTTGTATTGACGCCGGCGCTGCACCGGTTTATCATGAGCGCACGGATGTCTCAAGACGGATGCATGGTGCATTCTTAAATCGCTGAGCAGAATTCAGGAGGCGGAAATGAGAGTTCGTGTTTCGGCCGTATTCGAGCAGGCGGGTGAAGTCCTCTGTATGCGTTACATTTACGGAGGCAAGGACGTGTACGCACTTCCGGGCGGCGGAGTCGACAAGGATGTTCCCCTCCAGGAGGCCACCACCCTGGAATGGAAAAACGAGTTGGGCGTGAAGCTGGTGATCGGTGACATCATCATGATCGGCGAGGCGCCGGCGACGAAGCGCTATCCTCAGACCCTGCATGTTATATTTGAAGCCAGGGAGGTGCACGGTACGCCGAAGGTCCGGCCCGATCACACGCGCTCCCTGGAGGTCTGCTGGGTTCCCGTGGACAAGCTTGCCGACACGCCGCTTTACCCGGATGTCGGCAGGCAGCTCCATGAGTATTTCCTGGAGGGCGCCCGCCGGTCCCTGCCTTTTATTGCCAACTGCATGGAGCGGGGGTTC includes:
- a CDS encoding ABC transporter ATP-binding protein, whose product is MKAFRGEPALFQSTTETDRRADLDVEGLSLAFGGVQALQDVSLTTRTGELLAVIGPNGAGKTSLLNCITGFYQPQKGSIRFNGRDITRMHAHHLVRIGIGRTFQNIELFPGMTVLQNLLLARHIHCGYGLADACLFSPAVRREEIRHRRLLEELIDFLEIQAIRKKTVGSLPYGLMKRVELGRALALEPKLLVLDEPFAGMNLEEKEDMVRFLLELNKGWGQTMILVEHDMSIVMSISDRVVVLNFGEQLAEGTPEEIRNHPEVIRAYLGDEHGG
- a CDS encoding branched-chain amino acid ABC transporter permease, which gives rise to MDFFLHLLVSGLSIGFLYGLSALGFVMIFKSSSVLNFAHGELLAMGAFLFLALVTWAELPIALAFLLTLAGCFFLGFVIERLFLRPLIGEPLIFVIMLTVGLASMFKGLLLFIWGGNLHTYPDFLPEWIGITLGNISVPPVYTAVLAVGTVFLILFGLFFKFSSQGIYMRSVADNQRAALSLGVHVKRVFALSWAIAALVAGMSGIVLGVINGINVHDLSAIGLKVFPVVILGGLDSIGGAILGGIIIGLLETFTGGYLSPSLKDVVPYIALVVILMVKPYGLFGLKEIERV
- a CDS encoding alpha/beta hydrolase, producing the protein MNGILFMINGMYAGPWMWENYRGWFEARGWQCVTPVLRHHDTRPGDPPDPRLGMLSLLDFVQDLEEEIRRLDRKPVIMGHSMGGLLAQILGSRGLAAALVLVAPAAPAGIPVTSPSVTRSFLEQFLQWGFWRKPVLMSYADSRYGALNLLPEAEARRVYGRYVHESGRALFEMGLWPLDGNRASRVDAARIDVPVLVLVGDRDRMTPPAVARKIAAKYRSVSMLKVLPGHGHTLPAEPGWEEIAAFIQDWLMQAVPGPL
- a CDS encoding ABC transporter substrate-binding protein, which encodes MRRMLCSTLWAVLAVLVLAAGPVEAKTIKVGAAINMTGPASTWGQFHAKGLQDYLAYVNDVKGGVAGNRIEILLADTAYKVPEAVAAVKKFAIQDQVDMIATWGAGEGLAAKPIVQQYKIPTINFSTSWEILEKPVDYMYLPFGSYRMDCQAVLEYIKAIHTGKDAPKVGLLTYNNAYGRSIHQPTREYAARLGVKIVAIEEFPPKTVDLTTELLRLQKSGAQYVFMQMLPSAIITTLRSADRLRYSPRFFGTWTSTDPDFFRQSKGLIRDRLAMQFPGGLPSDNSPGINVMKELWKRYRTVDRFDAAYWEGVAIGMIMERAFVRAQEKFKQVNRNTINRAMESFKNEDFGGLLPPVTYTKKDHGASFRARIVQVREDGTYVPLTNFYTPGKEKIRLLK
- a CDS encoding NUDIX domain-containing protein; translated protein: MRVRVSAVFEQAGEVLCMRYIYGGKDVYALPGGGVDKDVPLQEATTLEWKNELGVKLVIGDIIMIGEAPATKRYPQTLHVIFEAREVHGTPKVRPDHTRSLEVCWVPVDKLADTPLYPDVGRQLHEYFLEGARRSLPFIANCMERGFW
- a CDS encoding ATP-binding cassette domain-containing protein gives rise to the protein MINRCSAGVNTKTRDRTRSVPGTAAGKGKITMDPNILLKLEGITVRLGTTFLLHDTTWEIRRGEHWAILGPNGAGKSTLARVLAGEELHVRGRVIHNGNRSGGSHPGHVSLELQECILAREETKDAARAFAGSWNDLERVRDTVGGNAGGGMDDPAKVDRLLGRLGIADLGKRPIRFLSTGEFRKVLIARALLVNPEILILDEPFAGLDRASRSAFREIVRTVMNAGTQVVVITHRRDEIPAEITHVLGVREGRVLFQGPRDEMLTPDRIRVLFDPPVADRPSALQAERTTPASGDILIAMRDVVVRYGDATILDGFSWTVRRGERWAIVGPNGSGKTTLLNLITADHPQAYSNDIRIFGRRRGSGESIWEIKARIGFVSSEFQIRYRLPLAARDVILSGFFDSVGLYRHVTASQVRAADDWAARLDIAALAGRPFDSLSFGERRMVLLARAMVKSPELLVLDEPCQGLDTGNRSRILEMVNRIAETGETTILFVTHHPDELPACIDQTLSLAAPAERTS
- a CDS encoding AMP-binding protein, whose translation is MKDISRLTLPQVLARQSALLGGRTAIREKAYGIWQTHSWNDYLSCVRKTALGLQSLGLRRGEPVALIVNNCPEWLFGELGSQALGAVTLNLFTSSVAGELLFSLNRIGAAYVIVQDQEQADKLLEHRDDLSHIRKVIYVDPTGMRFYREDPWLMSYRELLDLGEEADRSDPERFGREIARGNPRDTALMIQTSGTTGVSKLAMLSHRGLTAMGRSWTDHLSLRPGENWISISPPAWIVDQMWGVGVALVSGMTMNFPETPETVTEDFREIGPSVLITSSRFWEDLASRIRVRMSDAGWINRLLFRWAEAAGRRSAERGPGNGSRPWSDRLVQSLAKRIVYDPLLDRIGCSGFRCVLTGGHPISPDVIRFFRAVGLNLKQCYGLTESGGIFQVQPDDEVKPETVGRPLPGTDVKIAEDSEVLVRADANFAGYYNDFAATEGAFQDGWLKTGDAGYLDEDGHLVIIGRKEEIIRNKTGEAFSPDFIETRLKFSPYIKEAVIFGEGRPFLTAFVNIDFGNVGNWAEERMIPYTTYLDLSQRPEVEGLILSELKEVNERLPAFMRIRKFILLYKLLDADDDELTRTGKVRRRFVYGLYLRLIEAMYRNEQEVDVKTPVRYRDGREGWIETRVRVIPVD
- a CDS encoding branched-chain amino acid ABC transporter permease, translated to METRKWTFHPCGNYRERYDQELTVFETDFGRLWAVLGLVLLFGAVPFASSPYFIHILNMTGIAAVAAVGLNILVGYTGQISLGHGAFVGVGAYAAAVLATRWNVPFLAAVPAAGLVAAAVGMVFGIPSGRLKGLYLTIATLAGQFIIEYVLVHWESVTQGTMGITVPRAEILGWSIGSDRSFFYAIYLVLAGMIWMAVNLMRTRYGRALVAIRDNDRAAEGMGIPVFPYKLLAFGISSFYAGVAGALWAYYLVSITAEPFNMGLSVEYIAMVIIGGMGNMAGAVFGAVFITGLNEILRFVTEVVMNMGLLSEYGLNIAPLREFTFGLAIVLFILLEPRGLAEVWRIVRSSFRLWPFSY
- a CDS encoding ABC transporter ATP-binding protein; this translates as MDNEVLLQLNNISVVYSDVIQVLKGVSLAVEKGRIVSLLGSNGAGKTSTLKAVSGLLKPENGRVTDGTILYGGQPVQNESPETITRKGIIQVLEGRQPFKYLTVEENLRVGTATRPPGPYRKDLDMVYAYFPALLKRRKNLAGYCSGGELQMIVIGRALMAHPSLLLLDEPSLGLAPLVVKEIFTIIRRINEEQGTTILLVEQNARMALSIAHYGYVMENGKIVMEGPAGELVENPDVKEFYLGMGAEGMVRSYRDVKSYRRRKRWL